Proteins found in one Apostichopus japonicus isolate 1M-3 chromosome 16, ASM3797524v1, whole genome shotgun sequence genomic segment:
- the LOC139983530 gene encoding uncharacterized protein codes for MKTVVFLLVSVVLPMLVQSTSPPIVFKRVTTYQWIYNDRGTGADRDMSIWRPIDNEHGYFAVGDVAVATHDRPSTSAAMVKEITGGSLAAPVSFTEIWHDRGSGGSHDVRIMRMNPPGGFTCLGHVAVLGYGSYPDASKYRCVKSSYTVTGRYELIWLDRGSGANLDAGLYGNRVSQSNVFAIDANAFTSFATHSLPGGSPRLMDGKQVINHQLVTLTPDTYVFTVFEVTDLDEIWNDGGSGANRDLAVWRSRGPSNTYSLGDIAVPGGRPAKGYVVKEHKANSLRPAYDFAQVWNDRGSGARWDGAFYRPLCPPGYRALGHAAVRNHHDKPPSNDFRCVSAEYTVQGRWEWVWNDAGSGANRDVSVFKAMSSGNGQGVEAMSTIAHHGGMNVLPYVLNPSITNYVIGKPAKQYILQSIRYLFNDRTIVSTEPDNIARTVVVNEGLTEQQATRELDYSFDETYSWGNTAGLEIGVETTISTGVPLIASGGVTVSTTASYSHEWGGSETKSHSDTISVQTTVQPRSSKAAIIVGNRYTADVPYEATLITVYDDGSRSTNSHFRGVYRGVQVNEIRVTYEADIPLV; via the exons ATGAAGACGGTGGTTTTCCTCCTGGTGTCCGTGGTACTCCCCATGCTGGTTCAGA GTACAAGCCCTCCAATCGTTTTCAAAAGAGTGACAACGTACCAATGGATTTACAATGACAGAGGTACCGGGGCTGATCGAGACATGTCCATTTGGCGTCCCATAGATAATGAACATGGTTACTTTGCCGTTGGTGACGTTGCCGTTGCAACCCACGACCGACCCAGCACATCAGCCGCGATGGTTAAGGAAATTACCGGTGGGTCCCTGGCCGCACCAGTCAGCTTCACTGAGATATGGCATGATAGAGGCAGCGGCGGTAGCCATGACGTTCGTATCATGAGAATGAATCCACCTGGTGGATTTACATGTTTAGGTCACGTGGCTGTCCTAGGTTACGGTAGTTACCCCGACGCCAGCAAGTACAG GTGTGTCAAATCAAGTTACACAGTGACTGGCAGATATGAACTTATCTGGCTGGACAGAGGGTCCGGAGCTAATTTAGATGCAGGCTTATACGGAAATCGTGTGTCGCAGTCAAATGTTTTCGCAATAGACGCGAACGCGTTTACTTCATTTGCTACACATAGTCTACCTGGAGGTTCCCCGCGGTTGATGGACGGCAAACAGGTGATCAACCACCAGCTGGTGACGCTAACACCAGATACCTACGTCTTCACTGTCTTCGAAGTTACTGACTTGGACGAAATTTGGAATGACGGGGGAAGTGGGGCTAATCGAGATCTTGCTGTATGGAGAAGCCGAGGACCCTCGAATACGTACTCTCTGGGAGACATCGCCGTCCCGGGAGGAAGGCCCGCCAAAGGATACGTTGTCAAGGAACACAAAGCGAACTCACTACGTCCGGCCTACGATTTCGCTCAGGTATGGAACGACCGAGGTTCCGGAGCACGTTGGGATGGCGCTTTCTATCGACCTTTGTGTCCCCCAGGGTATCGGGCGCTTGGCCATGCTGCCGTCAGAAATCACCATGATAAACCTCCAAGCAATGACTTTCGATGCGTGAGTGCCGAGTACACCGTTCAAGGGAGATGGGAGTGGGTTTGGAACGACGCAGGTAGCGGGGCTAATAGGGATGTAAGCGTCTTCAAAGCAATGTCTAGCGGCAATGGACAGGGTGTAGAGGCCATGTCTACAATCGCCCACCACGGTGGTATGAATGTTCTACCATACGTTCTTAATCCCAGTATTACCAATTACGTAATCGGAAAACCTGCTAAGCAGTACATCCTCCAGAGTATTAGGTACTTGTTCAATGACCGAACGATTGTTAGCACAGAGCCCGATAACATCGCAAGAACTGTAGTCGTAAACGAAGGACTAACGGAGCAGCAAGCTACACGGGAGTTGGATTACTCATTCGACGAAACTTACTCTTGGGGGAACACCGCTGGTCTCGAAATTGGCGTTGAGACTACCATCTCAACAGGGGTGCCTCTCATTGCATCAGGCGGG GTCACAGTTTCTACGACTGCCTCTTACTCTCATGAATGGGGCGGTTCCGAAACCAAGTCTCACTCAGATACGATCAGCGTTCAAACAACCGTTCAACCGCGGTCTTCAAAAGCTGCTATTATCGTAGGCAACCGTTATACTGCCGATGTACCGTATGAGGCTACACTAATTACCGTATATGACGACGGTTCGAGGAGCACCAACTCTCACTTCCGAGGTGTCTACCGCGGTGTTCAAGTCAACGAAATACGGGTCACCTACGAAGCCGACATACCTTTGGTCTAA
- the LOC139983627 gene encoding polyubiquitin-like isoform X5: MLFVKTITGKTITLNVTPSDTIERVKFEIQDSEGIPTNLQGIMFAGKLLEDERLLSDYNVQNDSTVHLFLNYSRKDAALSGFIQVFVKTVTGKTMTLNVTPSDTIESVKLEIQDRQGIPTNLQGIIYAGKLLEDRGILCDYNVQNESTLHLFVKNRNEIATRSGFMKFVYGILSRVRR, translated from the exons ATGC TCTTCGTGAAAACAATTACCGGTAAGACAATAACTCTGAACGTCACGCCCTCAGATACCATTGAAAGAGTTAAGTTCGAAATCCAAGACAGTGAAGGCATTCCTACTAATCTACAGGGAATTATGTTCGCTGGAAAACTGTTGGAAGATGAAAGACTACTTTCTGATTACAATGTGCAGAACGACAGCACTGTCcacctttttttaaattatagtCGTAAAGATGCAGCACTTTCTGGTTTTATTCAAGTCTTTGTGAAAACAGTTACCGGTAAGACAATGACTCTGAACGTCACGCCCTCAGATACCATTGAAAGTGTTAAGCTCGAAATCCAAGACAGGCAAGGCATTCCTACTAATCTACAGGGAATTATTTACGCCGGAAAACTGTTGGAAGATAGAGGAATACTTTGTGATTACAATGTGCAGAACGAGAGCACTCTCCATCTTTTTGTAAAAAATCGTAATGAAATTGCAACACGGTCTGGTTTTATGAAATTCGTATATGGAATACTAAGTAGGGTGAGAAGGTAA
- the LOC139983627 gene encoding polyubiquitin-like isoform X6, with protein sequence MVFVKTITGKTITLNVTPSDTIERVKFEIQDSEGIPTNLQGIMFAGKLLEDERLLSDYNVQNDSTVHLFLNYSRKDAALSGFIQVFVKTVTGKTMTLNVTPSDTIESVKLEIQDRQGIPTNLQGIIYAGKLLEDRGILCDYNVQNESTLHLFVKNRNEIATRSGFMKFVYGILSRVRR encoded by the exons ATGG TCTTCGTGAAAACAATTACCGGTAAGACAATAACTCTGAACGTCACGCCCTCAGATACCATTGAAAGAGTTAAGTTCGAAATCCAAGACAGTGAAGGCATTCCTACTAATCTACAGGGAATTATGTTCGCTGGAAAACTGTTGGAAGATGAAAGACTACTTTCTGATTACAATGTGCAGAACGACAGCACTGTCcacctttttttaaattatagtCGTAAAGATGCAGCACTTTCTGGTTTTATTCAAGTCTTTGTGAAAACAGTTACCGGTAAGACAATGACTCTGAACGTCACGCCCTCAGATACCATTGAAAGTGTTAAGCTCGAAATCCAAGACAGGCAAGGCATTCCTACTAATCTACAGGGAATTATTTACGCCGGAAAACTGTTGGAAGATAGAGGAATACTTTGTGATTACAATGTGCAGAACGAGAGCACTCTCCATCTTTTTGTAAAAAATCGTAATGAAATTGCAACACGGTCTGGTTTTATGAAATTCGTATATGGAATACTAAGTAGGGTGAGAAGGTAA
- the LOC139983627 gene encoding polyubiquitin-like isoform X3, with translation MLTELKHQLKFKVFVKTITGKTITLNVTPSDTIERVKFEIQDSEGIPTNLQGIMFAGKLLEDERLLSDYNVQNDSTVHLFLNYSRKDAALSGFIQVFVKTVTGKTMTLNVTPSDTIESVKLEIQDRQGIPTNLQGIIYAGKLLEDRGILCDYNVQNESTLHLFVKNRNEIATRSGFMKFVYGILSRVRR, from the exons ATGTTAACCGAGTTGAAACACCAACTAAAGTTCAAAG TCTTCGTGAAAACAATTACCGGTAAGACAATAACTCTGAACGTCACGCCCTCAGATACCATTGAAAGAGTTAAGTTCGAAATCCAAGACAGTGAAGGCATTCCTACTAATCTACAGGGAATTATGTTCGCTGGAAAACTGTTGGAAGATGAAAGACTACTTTCTGATTACAATGTGCAGAACGACAGCACTGTCcacctttttttaaattatagtCGTAAAGATGCAGCACTTTCTGGTTTTATTCAAGTCTTTGTGAAAACAGTTACCGGTAAGACAATGACTCTGAACGTCACGCCCTCAGATACCATTGAAAGTGTTAAGCTCGAAATCCAAGACAGGCAAGGCATTCCTACTAATCTACAGGGAATTATTTACGCCGGAAAACTGTTGGAAGATAGAGGAATACTTTGTGATTACAATGTGCAGAACGAGAGCACTCTCCATCTTTTTGTAAAAAATCGTAATGAAATTGCAACACGGTCTGGTTTTATGAAATTCGTATATGGAATACTAAGTAGGGTGAGAAGGTAA
- the LOC139983627 gene encoding polyubiquitin-like isoform X1, protein MFEKRIRSDTQVPIKDHIGEENKLKIQTLRRPASVCQPLICTPTVVPASECTQIRHLTIRLCLLTRKPIRKHIGSLRANQNRGNNFSVSSVWEKNIRGSGVAAWHSNQVFVKTITGKTITLNVTPSDTIERVKFEIQDSEGIPTNLQGIMFAGKLLEDERLLSDYNVQNDSTVHLFLNYSRKDAALSGFIQVFVKTVTGKTMTLNVTPSDTIESVKLEIQDRQGIPTNLQGIIYAGKLLEDRGILCDYNVQNESTLHLFVKNRNEIATRSGFMKFVYGILSRVRR, encoded by the exons atgtttgaaaaaaggatcaggagtgacactcaagtccccatcaaggaccatATAGGAGAGGAAAACAAACTGAAGATACAAACACTCAGACGGCCAGCGAGTGTGTGCCagccactgatctgtacaccaACAGTGGtgccagccagtgagtgtacacaaatAAGGCATTTGACGATAcgtctgtgtcttttgactcGGAAACCTATACGGAAACATATtggctcgctgagagccaatcagaatcgaggaaataatttcagtgtcagttcagtttgggaaaaaaatattcgcggctCGGGTGTGGCAGCATGGCATTCAAATCAAG TCTTCGTGAAAACAATTACCGGTAAGACAATAACTCTGAACGTCACGCCCTCAGATACCATTGAAAGAGTTAAGTTCGAAATCCAAGACAGTGAAGGCATTCCTACTAATCTACAGGGAATTATGTTCGCTGGAAAACTGTTGGAAGATGAAAGACTACTTTCTGATTACAATGTGCAGAACGACAGCACTGTCcacctttttttaaattatagtCGTAAAGATGCAGCACTTTCTGGTTTTATTCAAGTCTTTGTGAAAACAGTTACCGGTAAGACAATGACTCTGAACGTCACGCCCTCAGATACCATTGAAAGTGTTAAGCTCGAAATCCAAGACAGGCAAGGCATTCCTACTAATCTACAGGGAATTATTTACGCCGGAAAACTGTTGGAAGATAGAGGAATACTTTGTGATTACAATGTGCAGAACGAGAGCACTCTCCATCTTTTTGTAAAAAATCGTAATGAAATTGCAACACGGTCTGGTTTTATGAAATTCGTATATGGAATACTAAGTAGGGTGAGAAGGTAA
- the LOC139983627 gene encoding polyubiquitin-like isoform X2, whose product MQTRTQNRHADETCFVFIPVFVKTITGKTITLNVTPSDTIERVKFEIQDSEGIPTNLQGIMFAGKLLEDERLLSDYNVQNDSTVHLFLNYSRKDAALSGFIQVFVKTVTGKTMTLNVTPSDTIESVKLEIQDRQGIPTNLQGIIYAGKLLEDRGILCDYNVQNESTLHLFVKNRNEIATRSGFMKFVYGILSRVRR is encoded by the exons ATGCAGACCAGAACTC AAAATCGTCATGCAGATGAAACATGTTTCGTTTTTATTCCAGTCTTCGTGAAAACAATTACCGGTAAGACAATAACTCTGAACGTCACGCCCTCAGATACCATTGAAAGAGTTAAGTTCGAAATCCAAGACAGTGAAGGCATTCCTACTAATCTACAGGGAATTATGTTCGCTGGAAAACTGTTGGAAGATGAAAGACTACTTTCTGATTACAATGTGCAGAACGACAGCACTGTCcacctttttttaaattatagtCGTAAAGATGCAGCACTTTCTGGTTTTATTCAAGTCTTTGTGAAAACAGTTACCGGTAAGACAATGACTCTGAACGTCACGCCCTCAGATACCATTGAAAGTGTTAAGCTCGAAATCCAAGACAGGCAAGGCATTCCTACTAATCTACAGGGAATTATTTACGCCGGAAAACTGTTGGAAGATAGAGGAATACTTTGTGATTACAATGTGCAGAACGAGAGCACTCTCCATCTTTTTGTAAAAAATCGTAATGAAATTGCAACACGGTCTGGTTTTATGAAATTCGTATATGGAATACTAAGTAGGGTGAGAAGGTAA
- the LOC139983627 gene encoding polyubiquitin-like isoform X4: MQTRTLFVKTITGKTITLNVTPSDTIERVKFEIQDSEGIPTNLQGIMFAGKLLEDERLLSDYNVQNDSTVHLFLNYSRKDAALSGFIQVFVKTVTGKTMTLNVTPSDTIESVKLEIQDRQGIPTNLQGIIYAGKLLEDRGILCDYNVQNESTLHLFVKNRNEIATRSGFMKFVYGILSRVRR, encoded by the exons ATGCAGACCAGAACTC TCTTCGTGAAAACAATTACCGGTAAGACAATAACTCTGAACGTCACGCCCTCAGATACCATTGAAAGAGTTAAGTTCGAAATCCAAGACAGTGAAGGCATTCCTACTAATCTACAGGGAATTATGTTCGCTGGAAAACTGTTGGAAGATGAAAGACTACTTTCTGATTACAATGTGCAGAACGACAGCACTGTCcacctttttttaaattatagtCGTAAAGATGCAGCACTTTCTGGTTTTATTCAAGTCTTTGTGAAAACAGTTACCGGTAAGACAATGACTCTGAACGTCACGCCCTCAGATACCATTGAAAGTGTTAAGCTCGAAATCCAAGACAGGCAAGGCATTCCTACTAATCTACAGGGAATTATTTACGCCGGAAAACTGTTGGAAGATAGAGGAATACTTTGTGATTACAATGTGCAGAACGAGAGCACTCTCCATCTTTTTGTAAAAAATCGTAATGAAATTGCAACACGGTCTGGTTTTATGAAATTCGTATATGGAATACTAAGTAGGGTGAGAAGGTAA